Proteins encoded within one genomic window of Micromonospora halotolerans:
- a CDS encoding hydrogenase maturation protease, producing MSGPDGGRILVAGIGNIFLGDDAFGVEVARRLRDEVLPPGVDVSDYGIRGMHLAYDLLDGRHDVLVLVDALPLDEPPGTLAVIQVDLDDPGWTLRPADVLEAPAADAHGMDPESVLRLLRSLGGTVDRVLVVGCQPAVLDECMGLSAPVAAAIDEAVRMVVGVAQEEATQLPAGQAAGEPAASGSREGVGADA from the coding sequence GTGAGCGGCCCCGACGGCGGACGGATCCTGGTCGCCGGCATCGGCAACATCTTCCTCGGCGATGACGCGTTCGGTGTCGAGGTCGCCCGACGCCTCCGGGACGAGGTCCTCCCACCGGGGGTGGATGTGTCCGATTACGGCATCCGCGGAATGCATCTGGCCTACGATCTGCTGGACGGCCGCCACGACGTGCTGGTCCTGGTGGACGCGTTGCCGCTGGACGAGCCACCCGGGACGTTGGCCGTCATCCAGGTGGACCTCGACGACCCGGGCTGGACACTGCGCCCGGCCGACGTGCTGGAGGCGCCGGCCGCCGACGCCCACGGCATGGACCCGGAGTCGGTGCTGCGGCTGCTGCGCAGCCTGGGCGGCACGGTCGACCGGGTGTTGGTGGTGGGTTGCCAGCCCGCCGTCCTGGACGAGTGCATGGGGCTGTCAGCTCCGGTGGCGGCCGCGATCGACGAGGCGGTCCGGATGGTGGTCGGGGTCGCACAGGAGGAAGCCACGCAACTCCCCGCTGGTCAAGCGGCAGGAGAGCCCGCAGCGAGCGGCAGCCGAGAGGGGGTGGGCGCCGATGCATGA
- a CDS encoding hydrogenase maturation nickel metallochaperone HypA has translation MHETGLSEAIVAAAVRRAAGRRVTGLRVRIGGHAIDPDVVTQGIQVAAAGTVVADSAVDLVLEPMTVQCHECGGSEPIRDHLAMVACPRCGGVDIEVSGNDDVVLESITVDSRTLGAV, from the coding sequence ATGCATGAGACCGGCCTGTCCGAGGCGATCGTGGCGGCGGCGGTACGCCGGGCCGCCGGGCGGAGGGTCACCGGCCTGCGGGTGCGGATCGGCGGCCACGCCATCGACCCCGATGTCGTCACGCAGGGCATCCAGGTGGCCGCGGCCGGCACGGTCGTCGCGGACTCCGCGGTCGACCTGGTACTGGAGCCGATGACCGTGCAGTGCCACGAGTGCGGCGGGAGCGAACCGATTCGCGACCACCTGGCGATGGTGGCCTGTCCGCGGTGCGGTGGCGTCGATATCGAGGTCAGCGGCAACGACGACGTCGTACTGGAGTCCATCACGGTGGACAGCCGCACGTTGGGAGCGGTCTGA
- a CDS encoding hemerythrin domain-containing protein produces MDATELLRHDHRVVEQLFRDYRAAESDAQRRGVVEVLVRELSKHAALEEILFYPFAAKVLADGQVDRHLAGHRPVKELLVELDRCRTGDRAQDQLMQRLASAVARHVQDDENELMPLLCARADEQALRELGQEIDQGKQRAPTRPHPHAPDKPPALALAAPLAAIYDRLRDRMQGRPRT; encoded by the coding sequence ATGGACGCCACCGAGTTGCTGCGGCACGACCACCGCGTGGTGGAACAGCTCTTTCGGGACTACCGGGCGGCGGAATCGGACGCGCAGCGCCGCGGCGTCGTGGAGGTCCTCGTCCGCGAGCTGTCGAAGCACGCCGCGCTCGAGGAGATTCTCTTCTATCCGTTCGCCGCAAAGGTGTTGGCGGACGGGCAGGTCGACAGGCACCTCGCCGGGCATCGGCCCGTCAAGGAGTTGCTCGTTGAACTGGACCGCTGCCGGACCGGCGATCGCGCGCAGGACCAGCTGATGCAGCGGCTGGCTTCCGCCGTCGCTCGGCATGTGCAGGACGACGAGAACGAGCTCATGCCGCTGTTGTGCGCCCGGGCCGACGAGCAGGCCCTCCGCGAGCTGGGCCAGGAGATCGACCAGGGCAAGCAGCGGGCCCCGACGCGCCCGCACCCGCACGCGCCGGACAAGCCCCCGGCGCTGGCCCTCGCGGCGCCGCTGGCGGCCATCTACGACCGGCTGCGGGATCGGATGCAAGGGAGGCCACGCACATGA